In Gossypium arboreum isolate Shixiya-1 chromosome 5, ASM2569848v2, whole genome shotgun sequence, a single genomic region encodes these proteins:
- the LOC108486723 gene encoding deoxyuridine 5'-triphosphate nucleotidohydrolase, with the protein MAGTLGAISSWVPIIPALFLYNNNRCASRSLVFKPVCWNRPSVFSTFPRSLLTMAQADQINNSPEIKEPSPKVPKLGQNGVHEVTHCPASLLKVKKLSEKAVLPSRGSPLAAGYDLSSATDTKVPARGKALIPTDLSIAIPEGTYGRVAPRSGLAWKHSIDVGAGVIDADYRGPLGVILFNHSDVDFEVKVGDRIAQLIIEKIMTPDVLEVDDLDSTTRGAGGFGSTGV; encoded by the exons ATGGCGGGAACACTTGGCGCCATCAGTTCGTGGGTACCTATAATCCCGGCTTTATTCTTATATAACAATAATCGCTGTGCTTCACGATCTTTAGTCTTCAAACCAGTCTGTTGGAATCGTCCCTCTGTTTTCTCTACCTTTCCAAGATCTCTTCTCACGATGGCCCAAGCAGATCAGATTAACAACAGCCCTGAAATCAAAGAGCCATCCCCGAAAGTCCCAAAACTTGGTCAAAATGGAGTACATGAAGTTACCCATTGTCCAGCCTCCCTCTTGAAAGTCAAAAAGCTTTCTGAAAAAGCTGTGTTGCCGTCAAGAGGCTCTCCTCTCGCCGCTGGCTACGATCTGTCAAG TGCAACAGATACCAAGGTGCCAGCCAGAGGAAAAGCGTTGATTCCCACTGATCTAAGCATTGCTATCCCTGAAGGAACATATGGCCGCGTTG CGCCAAGGTCTGGTTTGGCTTGGAAGCATTCCATCGATGTTGGTGCTGGAGTGATAGATGCTGATTACAGGGGACCCCTGGGGGTGATTTTGTTCAACCATTCTGATGTTGATTTTGAAGTGAAAGTGGGTGACAGAATTGCCCAGTTGATCATTGAGAAGATCATGACACCTGATGTTTTGGAAGTTGATGATTTGGATTCTACTACTAGAGGTGCTGGGGGATTTGGATCCACTGGCGTTTAA
- the LOC108485398 gene encoding uncharacterized protein LOC108485398 yields the protein MKEQDSPTTPPIPITSQQLATPSVVKKDSSVTAGFLGKSGYKFWVLAAILLLAFWSMFTGSVSLKWSSGHLTAFSDDIDFSVYDDLDVLELEEREKVVRKMWDVYTHSASVRLPRFWLEAFEAAYEYLSSDVPGVRDTAMSEIAKLSMRSLNLDSPSLRSKSISVGKENSNRKEISASRRSL from the exons ATGAAGGAGCAAGATTCACCCACAACACCGCCAATACCAATCACTTCACAGCAACTAGCAACGCCGAGTGTTGTGAAGAAAGATAGCTCCGTAACTGCTGGATTCTTGGGTAAAAGTGGGTACAAATTCTGGGTCTTGGCTGCAATTCTCCTGCTTGCTTTCTGGTCCATGTTTACTGGCTCTGTTTCTCTCAAATGGTCTTCTGGTCATCTTACTGCATTTTCCGATGACATCGATTTCTCTGTCTATGATGATCTTGACGTTCTC GAATTGGAAGAAAGAGAGAAGGTGGTGAGGAAGATGTGGGATGTTTATACGCACAGCGCAAGCGTTCGATTGCCGAGGTTTTGGCTTGAAGCATTCGAGGCTGCTTATGAATATCTATCGAGTGATGTTCCTGGAGTTCGAGATACAGCTATGTCTGAGATTGCTAAATTATCTATGCGCTCCCTAAATCTTGATTCGCCCTCTCTTCGATCAAAG AGCATCAGTGTAGGAAAAGAGAATTCTAACAGAAAGGAGATATCTGCAAGCAGGAGGAGCTTATAA
- the LOC108484807 gene encoding uncharacterized protein LOC108484807 has protein sequence MILMKLCPNLDNQDGLETVLEVPIPEEMYTKMGSNAFLRWQNLCNFMKAQSAFCNSSYLQASSDNEFLTLLKIVGTPLVPFRVDLENYMHSNPIQDSSIEASTAKYIIQQFVAATGGHLALRSIRNMYAVGQVQMQGSEMLQGNSSMQTRVNCEFGGFVLLQKNPDLWYLELVVSGFKVSAGCDGKVAWNQSSSQPGHAHRGPPRPLRRFSQGLDPRCTASLFINAVCIGEQVIDNEDCFILMLETDSEALKAQSSSQAEIIHHTVRGYFSQRTGLLTKFEDKKLVRMKTTVGNDVFWETSVESLIQDYKYVDGINIAHGGNTITTLYRYGKSHKHKRKIEETWTIDEVDFNICGLCTETFLPPADLKREQE, from the exons ATGATATTAATGAAGCTTTGCCCTAACCTTGATAACCAAGATGGTCTGGAAACCGTCTTGGAAGTGCCTATACCCGAAGAAATGTACACCAAAATGGGCAGCAACGCATTTTTGCGATGGCAAAACTTGTGTAATTTCATGAAAGCTCAATCAGCTTTCTGTAACTCCTCCTATCTCCAAGCCAGTTCCGACAACGAGTTCTTGACATTGCTTAAGATTGTCGGAACTCCCCTCGTCCCTTTCCGTGTCGATTTAGAGAATTACATGCATTCAAATCCCATCCAAGATTCTTCCATC GAAGCTTCCACAGCGAAATACATAATACAGCAGTTCGTAGCCGCTACGGGGGGGCATCTGGCATTGAGATCCATTAGAAACATGTATGCAGTGGGCCAAGTGCAAATGCAGGGTTCAGAGATGCTGCAGGGTAATAGTAGCATGCAAACAAGAGTCAATTGTGAGTTTGGGGGGTTCGTATTATTGCAGAAGAACCCAGATTTGTGGTATTTAGAACTTGTTGTGTCGGGTTTCAAAGTTAGTGCTGGGTGTGATGGTAAGGTTGCTTGGAACCAGTCATCTTCACAACCTGGTCATGCACATAGAGGGCCCCCTCGACCCCTACGTCGATTCTCCCAG GGATTGGACCCTAGATGCACGGCAAGCTTATTCATAAATGCGGTTTGCATAGGAGAGCAGGTTATCGACAACGAAGACTGTTTCATTCTCATGCTCGAAACAGATTCAGAGGCCCTCAAGGCTCAAAGTTCATCCCAAGCAGAAATAATCCATCACACCGTCCGGGGATATTTCAGCCAAAGAACGGGGCTTCTCACCAAATTCGAGGACAAGAAGCTGGTAAGGATGAAGACCACCGTTGGAAACGACGTGTTTTGGGAGACCAGCGTGGAATCCCTGATCCAAGATTACAAATACGTCGATGGGATCAACATAGCGCATGGCGGAAACACCATTACGACGCTTTACCGGTACGGAAAGTCCCACAAGCACAAGCGGAAGATCGAAGAAACTTGGACGATCGACGAGGTTGATTTCAACATTTGTGGGTTATGCACTGAGACTTTTCTGCCTCCGGCTGATCTCAAGAGGGAGCAAGAATAA